The Brassica napus cultivar Da-Ae chromosome C7, Da-Ae, whole genome shotgun sequence genome has a segment encoding these proteins:
- the LOC106440155 gene encoding ethylene-responsive transcription factor ERF039-like has product MQDSSLPQPERNLRSPAPEKTLSSSKAKDDQKGVSKHPNFRGVRMRQWGKWVSEIREPKKKSRIWLGTFSTPEMAARAHDVAALAIKGSSAHLNFPELACHLPRPASADPKDIQAAATAAAVEWKAQESPSSMVTSSMTSSSPADDAFSDLPDLLLDVNDHKVDGFWDSFPYEEPFFMENY; this is encoded by the coding sequence ATGCAAGACTCTTCTCTTCCCCAGCCGGAACGTAATCTCCGGTCACCGGCGCCGGAGAAAACCTTAAGCAGTTCAAAAGCTAAAGATGATCAAAAGGGTGTTTCTAAGCATCCAAATTTTCGTGGGGTCAGAATGAGACAATGGGGAAAATGGGTGTCTGAAATCAGAGAGCCAAAAAAGAAATCAAGAATCTGGCTCGGCACTTTCTCCACCCCGGAGATGGCGGCGCGTGCACACGACGTGGCCGCTTTAGCCATCAAAGGAAGCTCTGCTCACCTCAATTTCCCGGAGCTCGCTTGCCATTTGCCGAGACCGGCAAGCGCCGATCCGAAAGACATTCAAGCCGCCGCCACAGCTGCCGCCGTTGAGTGGAAAGCACAGGAGTCTCCGTCAAGCATGGTGACTTCATCGATGACGTCATCTTCACCCGCGGACGATGCTTTCTCTGACCTCCCTGATCTTTTGCTAGACGTGAATGATCACAAAGTTGATGGATTCTGGGACTCGTTCCCGTACGAAGAACCTTTCTTCATGGAAAATTATTAG